Proteins encoded within one genomic window of Platichthys flesus chromosome 13, fPlaFle2.1, whole genome shotgun sequence:
- the rcbtb1 gene encoding RCC1 and BTB domain-containing protein 1 produces MVDVTKWPLFSLMGPEELSTILKACVFGTSANEAIYITGDDEVYVFGLNCSNCLGTGDSQSTVVPKKLDFLSGRKVVSLSYGSGPHVLLATEDGELFAWGHNGYSQLGNGTTNQGVAPVIVSANLLNKKVTEVACGSHHSMALTDSGEVYAWGYNNCGQVGSGSTANQPTPRRVSSCLQNKVAVSIVCGQTSSLAVVDNGEVYGWGYNGNGQLGLGNNGNQLTPCRLMALQGLCVQQLVSGYAHSLALTDEGLLYAWGANTYGQLGTGNKSNQLSPVQIMTEKERIVEVAACHSTHTSAAKTQSGQVFMWGQCRGQSIVLPHLTHFTCTDDVFACFATPSVMWKLLSMEHDDFLTVAQSLKKEFDNPETADLKFCVDGKYIYVHKAVLKIRCEHFRSMFQSHWNEDMKEVIEIDQFSYPVYRSFLEFLYTDNVELSPEDAIGLLDLATSYCENRLKRLCQHIIKRGITVENAFSLLSAAVRYDAEDLEEFCFKFCVNHLTEVTQTAAFWQIDGNLLKDFICRASRCGAFKN; encoded by the exons ATGGTGGATGTAACCAAATGGCCCCTCTTCAGCCTGATGGGGCCTGAGGAGCTCTCCACCATCCTGAAGGCCTGCGTGTTTGGGACGTCTGCAAACGAGGCCATCTACATCACGGGTGATGATGAG GTCTATGTGTTTGGGTTGAACTGCAGTAACTGCCTGGGCACAGGGGACAGCCAGAGCACCGTTGTCCCCAAGAAGCTGGACTTCCTGAGTGGGAGGAAGGTGGTCAGCCTGAGCTACGGCAGCGGACCCCACGTCCTGCTGGCCACAGAAG ACGGAGAACTGTTTGCCTGGGGACATAATGGATACAGCCAACTGGGAAATGGGACAACCAACCAAGGAGTCGCCCCAGTAATCGTGTCCGCCAACCTGCTCAATAAGAAGGTCACAGAAGTGGCCTGTGGCTCTCACCACTCAATGGCTCTGACTGACTCAGGAGAA gTGTACGCGTGGGGCTACAACAACTGTGGTCAGGTGGGCTCAGGCTCCACAGCGAACCAGCCCACCCCCCGCAGAGTGTCCAGCTGCCTGCAGAACAAGGTGGCTGTCAGTATCGTCTGTGGTCAGACCTCGTCTCTGGCAGTGGTGGACAACGGAGAG GTGTACGGTTGGGGCTATAATGGGAACGGTCAACTGGGACTGGGAAACAACGGGAACCAGCTCACCCCCTGTCGACTTATGGCTTTGCAGGGTTTATGTGTGCAACAG CTTGTCTCAGGCTACGCCCACTCCCTGGCACTGACCGATGAGGGGCTGCTGTATGCGTGGGGCGCCAACACATACGGACAACTGGGCACCGGCAACAAGAGCAACCAGCTCAGCCCAGTTCAGATCATGACCGAGAAAGAGAG AATCGTAGAGGTCGCTGCCTGTCACTCCACGCACACATCTGCTGCCAAGACGCAGAGTGGCCAGGTGTTCATGTGGGGCCAGTGCAGGGGCCAGTCGATAGTGCTGCCCCACCTCACACACTTTACCTGCACTGACGATGTGTTCGCGTGCTTCGCCACCCCCTCAGTCATGTGGAAGCTTCTCTCCATGG AGCACGATGACTTCTTGACCGTGGCTCAGTCTCTGAAGAAAGAGTTCGACAACCCAGAGACGGCCGACCTCAAGTTCTGTGTCGACGGCAAATACATCTACGTCCACAAAGCAGTTCTCAAAATCAG GTGTGAACACTTCAGATCCATGTTTCAGTCCCATTGGAACGAGGACATGAAGGAGGTGATTGAAATCGACCAGTTCTCCTACCCGGTGTACCGCTCCTTCCTGGAGTTCCTCTACACGGACAACGTGGAGCTGTCCCCTGAAGATGCTATTG GGCTGCTGGATCTGGCGACGTCATACTGTGAGAACCGCCTGAAACGACTTTGTCAGCACATCATCAAGAGAGGGATCACCGTGGAAAATGCCTTCTCGCTGCTGTCGGCTGCTGTGCGCTATGATGCCGAG
- the kpna3 gene encoding importin subunit alpha-4 — MAENAGLDNHRIKSFKNKGRDVETMRRHRNEVTVELRKNKRDEHLLKKRNVPLEEGLEDSDADSDFKGQNVTLDAILQNAISDNAVIQLSAVQAARKLLSSDRNPPIDDLIKSGILPILVKCLERDDNPSLQFEAAWALTNIASGTSAQTQAVVKSNAVPLFLRLLHSPHQNVCEQAVWALGNIIGDGPQCRDFVISLGVVKPLLSFINPSIPITFLRNVTWVIVNLCRNKDPPPPMETVQEILPALSVLIYHDDINILVDTVWALSYLTDGGNEQIQMVIDSGVVPFLVPLLSHQEVKVQTAALRAVGNIVTGTDEQTQVVLNCDVLSHFSNLLTHPKEKINKEAVWFLSNITAGNQQQVQAVIDAGLIPMIIHQLAKGDFGTQKEAAWAISNLTISGRKDQVEFLVEQNVIPPFCSLLSVKDSQVVQVVLDGLKNILIMAGDEASTIAEIIEECGGLEKIENLQQHENEDIYKLAFEIIDQYFSGDDIDEDSSLIPETTQGGTFNFDPASNMQTKEFNF; from the exons ATGGCAGAAAACGCCGGCTTGGATAACCACCGCATCaagagctttaaaaacaagGGACGCGATGTCGAG actATGAGAAGACATCGAAATGAGGTGACAGTTGAGTTGAGAAAG AACAAAAGAGACGAACATCTACTGAAGAAGAGAAATGTCCCGCTGGAGGAAGGTCTGGAGGACTCTGATGCCGACTCAGACTTCAAAGGA CAAAATGTTACACTTGATGCCATTTTACAG AATGCTATCAGTGATAATGCAGTCATACAGCTGAGTGCTGTACAGGCAGCCAG AAAACTGCTCTCGAGTGACAGAAACCCTCCCATCGACGACTTAATAAAGTCTGGCATTCTGCCCATTTTAGTCAAATGCCTGGAAAGGGATGACAA CCCCTCTCTTCAGTTTGAAGCAGCCTGGGCTCTGACCAACATTGCGTCTGGGACTTCAGCACAGACTCAGGCTGTGGTTAAATCCA atgcAGTGCCCCTTTTCCTGAGACTGCTACACTCCCCCCACCAAAACGTTTGTGAACAGGCTGTATGGGCTTTAGGAAATATCATAG GTGATGGCCCACAGTGCAGGGACTTTGTAATCTCCCTTGGAGTGGTCAAGCCCCTGCTTTCTTTCATCAACCCATCAATCCCCATTACCTTCCTCCGCAATGTTACCTGGGTCATTGTTAACCTCTGCCGCAACAAGGATCCACCACCACCCATGGAGACCGTGcaggag ATTTTGCCTGCTCTCAGTGTGCTAATATATCACGACGATATAAAT atCCTCGTAGACACAGTGTGGGCTTTGTCCTATCTGACGGACGGAGGCAACGAGCAGATCCAGATGGTCATTGATTCTGGAGTTGTTCCATTTCTTGTTCCTCTCCTCAGCCACCAGGAGGTGAAAGTTCAG ACGGCAGCTCTTAGGGCAGTGGGAAATATTGTAACGGGAACAGATGAGCAGACCCAGGTTGTGCTCAACTGTGACGTCCTCTCACATTTCTCCAACCTGCTCACACACCCGAAAGAGAAGATCAACAAG GAGGCAGTCTGGTTCCTGTCCAACATCACAGCTGGGAACCAGCAGCAGGTCCAAGCTGTGATCGATGCAGGATTGATTCCTATGATCATTCACCAACTGGCTAAG GGTGACTTTGGCACTCAGAAAGAGGCAGCGTGGGCCATCAGCAACCTCACCATCAGTGGGAGGAAAGACCAG GTGGAGTTCCTGGTGGAGCAGAATGTCATCCCTCCGTTCTGTAGCCTGCTGTCGGTGAAGGACTCGCAGGTGGTCCAGGTCGTCCTGGACGGCCTCAAGAACATCCTCATCATGGCAGGAGACGAAGCCAGCACCATTGCTGAGATCATCGAGGAGTGTGGAG gTTTGGAGAAGATAGAGAATCTTCAGCAGCACGAGAACGAGGATATCTACAAACTAGCCTTTGAGATTATTGATCAGTACTTTTCAGGAGATGAT ATCGATGAAGATTCCAGCTTGATCCCTGAAACAACTCAAGGAGGAACCTTCAACTTTGACCCAGCTTCCAACATGCAAACAAAGGAGTTTAATTTCTAA